From the genome of Pseudomonas mohnii:
ACTTCGGTAGACGGCACCCGCCCCTGGGCGCTGACCATCGCGTGAAAGTGACTGCGCTGCATCAGGTTGTAGGCCAGACGCGGCGGCGAGACGAACCAGCCCCGTCGCTCTTCGCGGTAGATCTGCCCCTGGGCTTCCAGTTGCAACAAGGCCTCACGCACGGTGATCCGCGTGGTGCCGAACAACTCACTGAGTTTTCGCTCGGCCGGCAATTTGCTGCCTGGAGCCAATAGCCCGTGGTCGAGCTGCTCCTGAAGCACCTGGCCAATGGCTGTCACCGCTTTTGTTGCCTCGTCGCGCATCAATGTTACCTATCTGGACTAGACCAGCACTGTTTCGGGGCGGAACCGCACGACAAATCGGTTCAATCAACGTCCTGCAAGCGTAGGCAGTGCAGATGACTGAGAGATGACAACCTACCGAACGGTCATCTCAAACGTGAGCCAAGGGTCGATTGGAAACCTGCAATTCACCGGCCAAGTCCCCTGTGTAGCGGGCCCTTGCCCATGGTCTACGCTTACCGGGCACCCTCCAATACCGTGCGAATAAAAGTCTTGCAGGGCGACGAGCGACATCAAAGTGTCATCGAGCCCGCTTAAATTGGCTCAGGTATTGCTGACCTAGACCAAAACAATCGCAATCGCAGCGTTGAAAACGCCCATAGGAGCTTCGGAATGAAACAGCTTTTCCTGGCATCACTGTTAGGCTCGACCATTGCCATGTGCACCGCCGCCATGGCGGCTGATGATTTGAAAACCCTTGAAGCCGCTGCGAAAGCGGAAGGCGCAGTGAATAGCGTCGGCATGCCCGATGACTGGGCCAACTGGAAAGGCACCTGGGCCGACCTGGCCAAGACTTATGGCCTCAAACACATCGACACCGACATGAGCTCGGCACAGGAAATCGCCAAGTTCGCTGCTGAAAAAGACAACGCCAGCGCCGACATCGGCGACGTCGGTGCTGCCTTCGGCCCGATCGCGGTCAAGCAAGGCGTGGTGCAACCTTACAAACCGACGACCTGGGATCAGGTTCCGGACTGGGCCAAGGACAAGGACGGCAACTGGGCACTGGCCTACACCGGTTCCATCGCTTTTATCGTCAACAAGAAACTGCTGCACGGTTCCGATGTACCGACCAAGTGGTCCGACCTCAAGGATGGCAAATACAAGGTCTCAATCGGTGACGTGAGCACCGCCGCACAGGCCGCCAACGGCGTTCTGGCCGCCGCACTGGCCAATGGTGGTGACGAGAAAAACCTGCAACCTGCCCTGCTGATGTTTGCCGATATCGCCAAACAGGGTCGCCTGTCGATGGCTAACCCGACCATCGCGACCATGGAAAAAGGCGAAATCGAAGTCG
Proteins encoded in this window:
- a CDS encoding ABC transporter substrate-binding protein, producing the protein MKQLFLASLLGSTIAMCTAAMAADDLKTLEAAAKAEGAVNSVGMPDDWANWKGTWADLAKTYGLKHIDTDMSSAQEIAKFAAEKDNASADIGDVGAAFGPIAVKQGVVQPYKPTTWDQVPDWAKDKDGNWALAYTGSIAFIVNKKLLHGSDVPTKWSDLKDGKYKVSIGDVSTAAQAANGVLAAALANGGDEKNLQPALLMFADIAKQGRLSMANPTIATMEKGEIEVGVVWDFNGLSYKAKMANPDDYEVLIPSDGSVISGYTTIINKYAKNPNAAKLTREYIFSDAGQTNLARGNARPIRAEHVKLPEDVKAKLLPNEQYKNVTPIKDADAWEKTSKALPQKWNEEVIVEMK